The Kangiella marina genome window below encodes:
- the glyS gene encoding glycine--tRNA ligase subunit beta — MTSSNQHFSDLLFELGTEELPPVSLKTLRDALKANVAEALTAQDFSFESIESYATPRRLALIVRQLSDAQPDKEVERLGPAVAAAFDDDGQPKPAAVGFAKSCGVDVDQLEKIATDKGERLGYTMSQKGQPLGELIEQILNSALKKLPIPKPMRWGDSSAQFIRPVHWAVLLHGSSVLEATILDTKTGNVSRGHRFMAQGDVTLHDADDYVNKLKAEHVIVSFEQRQKLIEAQVKAEAEKLGGVAQIEQDLLDEVTGLVEWPVALTGEFDTEFLKVPAECLVSSMAEHQKYFHVLDEDGNLMPNFITISNIESSNPRVVIEGNEKVIRPRLADAMFFYEKDQQTTLASHQERLKKVVFQNQLGSVQEKAERVAELAKAIAPQVGADPELAHRAGLLSKCDLTTQMVGEFDKLQGIMGTYYARHDGEDDSVAIAMTEQYLPKYSGDALAQNPVGQCIAIADRVDTLVGIFGIGQAPKGAKDPFALRRASIGLLRTIVENQLSLDLEQLVEQSLSQFEGKLSDELAAEKLLNFIFDRFRAWYLDQNVSANTVSAVMALRPTKPLDFDQRIKAVQYFQTLPEAESLSAANKRVKNILAKADVTVPETVDSSLLQDTEEKALAETISKAEKELTTIENYQERLTRLAALRDDVDAFFDNVMVNADDAAIKANRLALLKKLEDLFGSVADISLLQS, encoded by the coding sequence ATGACATCCTCTAATCAACATTTTTCTGATCTATTATTCGAACTGGGAACTGAAGAACTTCCACCAGTGAGTCTAAAAACATTACGCGATGCTTTAAAAGCAAATGTTGCTGAAGCTTTAACCGCTCAAGACTTTAGTTTCGAGTCAATTGAAAGTTATGCCACACCACGTCGCCTAGCGTTGATCGTGCGTCAGTTAAGCGACGCCCAGCCTGATAAAGAGGTCGAGCGTTTAGGACCTGCGGTTGCGGCTGCCTTTGATGATGATGGTCAACCGAAGCCAGCGGCAGTCGGCTTTGCAAAATCATGTGGCGTCGACGTCGATCAACTTGAAAAAATTGCTACCGATAAAGGCGAACGTCTTGGTTACACCATGTCGCAAAAAGGTCAGCCACTGGGCGAGCTGATTGAGCAAATTCTCAATAGCGCGCTGAAGAAACTACCGATTCCTAAGCCAATGCGCTGGGGAGATAGCTCTGCGCAATTTATTCGCCCCGTGCACTGGGCAGTATTATTACACGGCTCTTCGGTACTTGAAGCAACGATTCTGGATACTAAGACTGGCAATGTCAGCCGTGGTCACCGCTTTATGGCGCAAGGCGATGTAACCTTGCATGATGCCGATGATTACGTGAACAAGCTTAAAGCAGAACACGTTATCGTCAGCTTTGAACAACGCCAAAAACTGATTGAAGCCCAGGTCAAAGCTGAGGCTGAAAAACTGGGTGGCGTGGCTCAAATCGAACAGGACCTGCTGGATGAAGTCACCGGATTGGTTGAATGGCCAGTCGCACTAACTGGTGAATTTGATACCGAATTCTTAAAAGTCCCGGCTGAGTGTTTAGTGTCGTCGATGGCTGAGCACCAAAAATATTTTCACGTTTTAGATGAAGACGGCAACTTAATGCCAAACTTTATCACTATTAGTAATATCGAAAGTTCCAATCCGCGCGTAGTGATTGAGGGTAACGAAAAAGTGATTCGTCCTCGCCTTGCGGATGCCATGTTCTTTTATGAAAAAGATCAACAAACTACGTTAGCAAGCCACCAAGAGCGTTTAAAGAAAGTCGTTTTCCAGAATCAGCTGGGTTCGGTGCAAGAAAAAGCCGAACGAGTGGCGGAGCTGGCTAAAGCGATTGCACCGCAAGTGGGCGCAGATCCTGAACTCGCCCACCGCGCCGGTTTACTGTCGAAGTGTGACTTGACCACACAAATGGTCGGGGAATTCGATAAGCTTCAAGGCATTATGGGTACTTACTACGCCCGTCATGATGGCGAAGACGACAGCGTTGCTATCGCCATGACTGAGCAATACTTACCGAAGTATTCTGGTGATGCCTTAGCGCAAAACCCAGTTGGTCAATGTATCGCTATTGCCGATCGGGTTGATACATTGGTCGGTATTTTTGGCATCGGTCAAGCCCCGAAAGGCGCGAAAGATCCTTTTGCGCTACGACGTGCTTCGATTGGTTTATTGCGTACTATTGTTGAAAATCAATTAAGCCTAGACCTCGAGCAACTCGTCGAACAATCGCTTAGCCAGTTCGAGGGTAAGCTTTCTGATGAATTAGCTGCTGAAAAACTACTCAACTTTATTTTTGATCGTTTCCGCGCTTGGTATCTTGATCAAAACGTTAGTGCCAATACGGTTAGCGCGGTAATGGCACTTCGCCCGACAAAGCCCCTAGATTTTGACCAACGCATCAAAGCGGTTCAATATTTCCAGACGCTACCTGAAGCGGAAAGTTTATCTGCCGCCAATAAACGCGTAAAAAATATTTTGGCAAAAGCAGACGTTACCGTGCCAGAAACTGTTGATTCATCATTGTTGCAAGACACCGAAGAAAAAGCTCTGGCCGAGACTATCAGCAAAGCAGAAAAAGAGTTGACGACTATCGAAAACTACCAAGAACGATTAACACGCCTTGCGGCTCTGCGCGATGATGTTGATGCGTTCTTTGATAATGTGATGGTGAATGCAGACGATGCAGCGATCAAAGCTAACCGATTGGCACTTCTAAAAAAGCTGGAAGACCTATTTGGTTCAGTGGCTGATATTTCGTTGCTACAGAGTTAA
- the glyQ gene encoding glycine--tRNA ligase subunit alpha, whose amino-acid sequence MTQANESTKTFQGLILTLQNYWAEQGCVIQQPLDLEVGAGTFHPATFLRAIGPEPWSAAYVQPCRRPTDGRYGENPNRLQHYYQYQVVIKPSPLDIQEMYLGSLKAIGIDPLEHDIRFVEDNWESPTLGAWGLGWEVWLNGMEVTQFTYFQQAGGIECKPVMGEITYGLERIAMYLQEVDSIYDLVWTDGPLGKVYYRDVFHQNEVEQSKYNFEHANVDKLFELFDYYESESKNLIDNNLPLPAYEMVLKASHTFNLLDARGAISVTERQRFILRVRTIARAVAETYYAAREDLGFPMLNESQQNAQKEEK is encoded by the coding sequence GTGACTCAAGCTAACGAAAGTACAAAAACATTTCAGGGGCTGATTTTAACCCTGCAAAACTACTGGGCCGAACAAGGCTGCGTCATTCAACAGCCGCTTGATCTTGAGGTTGGCGCTGGCACCTTTCACCCAGCGACATTCTTACGCGCCATTGGCCCTGAGCCTTGGAGCGCAGCTTATGTACAACCTTGCCGTCGCCCCACTGACGGCCGCTATGGTGAAAATCCAAACCGACTACAACATTATTATCAATATCAAGTTGTTATCAAGCCTTCGCCGCTTGATATCCAAGAAATGTACTTGGGCTCACTAAAAGCCATTGGTATTGATCCATTAGAGCACGACATCCGTTTTGTTGAAGATAACTGGGAGTCGCCAACACTTGGCGCCTGGGGTCTTGGCTGGGAGGTGTGGCTCAATGGCATGGAAGTGACCCAGTTTACGTACTTCCAACAAGCAGGCGGCATCGAGTGTAAGCCTGTGATGGGCGAAATCACTTACGGTTTAGAGCGTATTGCTATGTATCTACAAGAAGTCGATAGCATTTACGACTTGGTGTGGACCGATGGCCCTCTGGGCAAAGTTTATTACCGCGACGTTTTCCATCAGAACGAAGTTGAGCAGTCAAAGTACAACTTTGAGCACGCTAACGTGGATAAATTATTCGAGCTGTTCGATTACTATGAGTCAGAATCTAAGAACCTCATCGACAACAATCTACCGCTACCAGCCTATGAGATGGTGTTAAAAGCCTCTCATACTTTCAACTTATTGGATGCTCGTGGCGCTATTTCAGTGACTGAGCGTCAACGTTTCATTTTGCGCGTTCGAACCATTGCTCGCGCGGTCGCAGAAACCTATTACGCCGCTCGCGAAGATCTCGGCTTCCCGATGCTTAATGAGTCGCAACAAAACGCGCAGAAGGAGGAAAAATAA
- a CDS encoding DNA-3-methyladenine glycosylase I, whose translation MSKKRCGWVSDDPLYIDYHDNEWGRPEYDDQKLFEMLCLEGAQAGLSWITVLKKREHYRKVFDNFDPKKIAQYDDKKREELLNDAGIIRNKLKVNAFIVNAQRYLDITKEQSFSDYVWQFVDGKPVKNHWKSLKEVPVTTPESDAMSKRLKKDGFKFIGSTICYAFMQATGMVDDHVKDCFIRED comes from the coding sequence ATGTCTAAAAAACGTTGTGGCTGGGTCAGTGATGACCCGCTGTATATTGATTATCACGATAATGAGTGGGGACGTCCGGAATACGATGACCAGAAGTTGTTTGAAATGCTATGCCTTGAGGGCGCTCAAGCAGGCTTAAGCTGGATCACGGTGCTTAAAAAACGCGAACATTACCGTAAAGTGTTCGATAATTTTGATCCAAAAAAGATCGCGCAATATGACGATAAAAAGCGCGAAGAATTATTAAATGACGCTGGAATTATAAGAAACAAGCTGAAAGTAAACGCTTTTATTGTTAACGCCCAACGTTATTTAGATATCACTAAAGAGCAAAGCTTTAGTGACTACGTCTGGCAGTTTGTCGACGGAAAGCCCGTTAAGAATCACTGGAAGAGTTTAAAGGAAGTGCCAGTGACTACGCCAGAATCTGATGCGATGTCCAAACGGCTAAAAAAAGACGGTTTTAAATTTATCGGCAGCACCATCTGCTATGCCTTTATGCAAGCCACCGGCATGGTTGATGACCATGTAAAAGACTGTTTTATTCGAGAGGATTAG
- a CDS encoding type 1 glutamine amidotransferase domain-containing protein: MKVLMILTSHDQLGDTGNKTGFWLEEFTSPYYVFKDAGANITLASPKGGQPPLDPNSDAEDAQTDTTQRFKDDKAAQEHLATTKILSDINPDDFDAVFYPGGHGPLWDLAESSDSKAIIEKMYQDNKPVGAVCHAPAVFKNTKDQQGNALVSGKKVTGFSNSEEAAVELTDVVPFLVEDMLQQNGGQYSKGNDWESFVQIDGNLITGQNPASSAESAKAVLAQLG; this comes from the coding sequence ATGAAAGTTCTAATGATTTTAACTTCGCACGATCAGCTCGGTGATACAGGCAATAAAACGGGCTTTTGGCTCGAAGAGTTCACCTCACCCTATTATGTATTCAAGGATGCGGGCGCGAACATTACACTAGCTTCTCCTAAAGGTGGTCAGCCGCCGCTTGATCCGAACAGCGATGCTGAAGATGCCCAAACCGACACGACGCAACGCTTCAAAGACGACAAAGCAGCACAAGAGCACTTAGCAACCACTAAAATACTGTCGGACATAAACCCAGATGACTTTGATGCCGTATTCTACCCAGGCGGGCACGGTCCATTATGGGATCTCGCTGAAAGCTCAGATTCCAAGGCCATCATTGAGAAGATGTACCAAGATAACAAACCTGTTGGCGCGGTATGTCACGCCCCAGCGGTCTTTAAAAACACTAAAGACCAGCAAGGAAATGCACTTGTTTCCGGCAAGAAAGTCACTGGATTCAGTAACTCAGAGGAAGCAGCTGTGGAGTTAACTGATGTGGTCCCCTTCTTGGTTGAAGATATGTTGCAACAAAACGGCGGTCAATATAGCAAAGGTAATGACTGGGAGTCCTTTGTCCAAATTGATGGCAACCTGATCACTGGTCAAAATCCTGCCTCATCAGCCGAATCGGCAAAAGCTGTCCTAGCACAGTTGGGGTAA
- a CDS encoding DUF1285 domain-containing protein — protein MSNENDDNPNLNNILSEINKAQASNKLPPVEQWNPDFCGEMELVIKRDGTWHYQNSPIGRQRLVKLFSTVLKKEDDNYFLVTPVEKLGIKVEDAPFLVLKMSLKNTDQGQVIIFTDNCDNTVALSEDNPLWVEQDAKTGEPSPYIMIRRNLHALIHRNVFYQLVELAEERIIDDKKHLGVISAGEFYSLGTI, from the coding sequence TTGAGTAACGAAAACGACGACAATCCCAATTTGAATAATATCCTGAGCGAGATCAATAAGGCTCAAGCCAGCAACAAGCTGCCACCGGTTGAGCAATGGAATCCCGACTTTTGTGGTGAGATGGAGTTGGTGATTAAACGTGACGGTACTTGGCATTACCAAAATTCTCCCATTGGTCGTCAACGCTTAGTCAAACTTTTCTCTACCGTACTCAAGAAAGAAGACGACAATTACTTTTTAGTAACCCCCGTCGAAAAGCTGGGTATCAAAGTCGAAGATGCCCCATTTCTTGTTCTCAAGATGTCCCTCAAAAATACCGATCAGGGGCAGGTCATTATTTTTACCGACAACTGTGATAATACGGTGGCCTTGAGCGAAGATAACCCGCTATGGGTTGAACAAGATGCCAAAACGGGTGAGCCATCACCTTACATCATGATCCGTCGCAACCTTCACGCCTTGATTCACCGCAATGTGTTTTACCAGCTGGTTGAGCTGGCCGAAGAGCGCATAATTGATGATAAAAAGCACTTAGGTGTCATCTCCGCGGGTGAGTTTTACAGTCTCGGCACCATTTGA
- the tusA gene encoding sulfurtransferase TusA, whose translation MTEFNFDNFDRKLDALGLRCPEPVMMVRLNVRKMADGETLLVIADDPSTTRDIPKFCTFMDHQLLASSTDETPYKYLIRKGL comes from the coding sequence ATGACAGAATTCAACTTCGATAACTTTGATCGTAAACTCGACGCCCTCGGCCTACGTTGTCCAGAGCCCGTGATGATGGTACGGTTAAATGTACGCAAGATGGCAGATGGTGAAACGTTATTGGTGATAGCGGATGACCCATCAACAACCCGTGATATACCGAAGTTTTGCACTTTTATGGATCACCAGCTTCTTGCCAGTAGCACTGACGAAACACCCTATAAATACCTTATTCGTAAAGGTTTATAA
- a CDS encoding Dps family protein — MNKAINIGIEQKAREEIGQGLSRLLADTYTLYLQTHNFHWNVTGPFFQQLHVLFEEHYVELAEAVDEIAERIRALGILSPGTYQEFADLSSIKEVKGDIPAEEMIERLVDSHETVVRTARQVLETAQKADDESSASLVGDRLVVHEKTAWMLRSHLQS; from the coding sequence ATGAATAAAGCGATTAACATTGGAATTGAGCAAAAGGCACGTGAAGAAATTGGTCAGGGACTATCTCGCTTACTGGCAGATACTTATACGCTGTACTTGCAAACACACAATTTCCACTGGAACGTTACGGGTCCTTTTTTCCAGCAGCTACACGTATTGTTTGAAGAGCATTACGTAGAGTTAGCGGAAGCGGTGGATGAAATTGCTGAGCGTATTCGTGCTCTGGGTATTTTGTCTCCAGGGACTTATCAAGAATTTGCTGATCTTTCGAGCATCAAGGAAGTGAAAGGCGATATCCCAGCTGAAGAGATGATTGAGCGTTTAGTGGATAGCCATGAAACGGTCGTAAGAACAGCGCGTCAGGTTTTAGAAACTGCGCAAAAAGCGGATGATGAATCTTCAGCGAGCCTAGTCGGTGATCGTTTAGTGGTTCACGAGAAAACCGCTTGGATGTTACGCTCGCACCTTCAAAGCTAA
- a CDS encoding diguanylate cyclase, with the protein MAPANYGVPTFVSNNSSSSVNTSALQQQLYGMSNLSVPERKQEAFYIKINNLLNKPDLDNHSEALANILMANYHILNGDAIRAREFLSVAQPLVQNVDTPSLEHQYQYVNIFVLRSEGDLEQALTTSENLYEEVKDIWGMNKLGDLILERAYISSLLSLYKEAITLLDLALDYALESDDPYLISETYNVFGILYNFLNDNQSAIMYFEKAVEVMEKHPALVSNIYFYANLGDAYRTNKQYEKALELTHKARLLSIQENDVPLQAFTHQVEARIDTDTEQYQAAIEQLEKAKALQEKVGEKLFGYELQTDFAYAYLKLGELDKAEQHIEYAIEEAAKVAALDDFYLKKLRAEISAQRGEFEMAFELLDESFSVYRDTFNDNLTYVSNLSREQLDQERLSFENKLLEKENQISTKFVEQYKEYSTWLITLIILLLVLLLICCWLLIRYRRLARTNQEMALTDNLTLLPNRRQVFRKLDNEHQRSTLNKSVYSLIIFDVDHFKTINDRFGHHVGDKVINRLARITRHILRDNDTIGRISGEEFLIILPDTVMDDATQIATRLNEQFANADFEDLAEGIHLTASFGVTEYTPEDEHLDMVINRADHLLYKAKKEGRNRVVSTSRDDSSED; encoded by the coding sequence ATGGCTCCCGCCAACTATGGAGTCCCTACTTTTGTTTCTAACAATTCCAGTTCGTCAGTAAACACATCAGCTTTACAGCAACAGCTTTACGGAATGTCGAACCTTTCTGTCCCAGAAAGAAAACAAGAAGCTTTTTATATCAAAATAAACAACCTACTTAACAAGCCCGATCTCGATAATCACTCAGAAGCTCTAGCCAATATTCTGATGGCCAATTATCACATCCTTAATGGTGACGCGATTCGAGCTAGAGAGTTTCTTTCTGTCGCACAGCCTTTGGTGCAAAATGTTGATACTCCTTCTTTAGAACATCAATACCAGTACGTGAATATTTTTGTTCTTCGCAGTGAGGGTGATCTAGAGCAAGCATTAACCACTTCTGAAAACCTCTATGAAGAGGTCAAAGACATTTGGGGCATGAACAAATTAGGCGATCTAATCCTCGAGCGCGCTTACATTTCGTCATTATTATCGTTGTATAAAGAAGCCATCACGTTACTCGACCTCGCGCTTGATTATGCACTGGAATCTGATGACCCCTATTTAATTTCTGAAACCTATAATGTTTTCGGCATTCTGTATAATTTCTTGAACGACAACCAATCCGCAATCATGTATTTTGAAAAAGCGGTTGAAGTGATGGAAAAGCACCCAGCACTGGTCAGTAATATTTATTTCTACGCTAACTTGGGTGACGCTTATCGCACTAACAAGCAGTATGAAAAAGCTTTAGAGCTCACTCACAAAGCACGCCTTTTATCTATCCAAGAAAATGATGTGCCGCTTCAGGCTTTCACTCACCAAGTTGAAGCAAGGATCGACACTGATACTGAGCAGTATCAAGCGGCTATAGAGCAATTAGAAAAAGCCAAAGCACTTCAAGAAAAAGTTGGTGAGAAGCTGTTTGGCTATGAATTACAAACTGACTTTGCCTATGCTTACTTGAAACTTGGTGAGCTCGACAAAGCAGAACAACACATCGAATACGCCATCGAAGAGGCCGCAAAAGTCGCTGCACTCGACGACTTTTACCTTAAGAAACTGCGCGCTGAGATTAGTGCTCAGCGTGGTGAGTTTGAAATGGCTTTTGAATTACTGGATGAATCGTTCAGTGTTTATCGTGATACTTTTAATGATAACTTGACCTATGTTTCTAACCTTTCTCGCGAACAGCTTGATCAAGAGCGATTGAGTTTTGAAAATAAGTTGCTCGAAAAAGAAAACCAAATAAGCACCAAATTTGTTGAACAATACAAAGAATACAGCACTTGGCTCATCACTTTAATTATTTTGCTGCTGGTCTTATTGCTCATTTGTTGTTGGCTACTTATTCGCTATCGCCGCTTAGCGCGAACAAACCAAGAAATGGCGCTCACCGATAATCTGACGCTACTCCCTAACCGTCGCCAGGTTTTCCGCAAACTGGATAACGAACATCAACGGTCCACGCTGAATAAATCGGTTTATAGCCTGATCATCTTTGATGTTGATCATTTCAAAACGATCAATGACCGCTTTGGCCATCATGTCGGCGATAAAGTAATTAATCGCCTTGCTCGGATTACTCGTCACATTTTGCGAGATAACGATACGATTGGCCGTATCAGTGGTGAAGAGTTCTTAATTATCTTACCAGACACAGTGATGGACGATGCTACCCAAATTGCAACTCGTCTCAATGAACAATTTGCTAATGCAGACTTTGAAGATTTAGCGGAAGGAATACATCTAACCGCAAGCTTTGGTGTGACTGAGTATACGCCAGAAGATGAACACCTTGATATGGTCATCAATCGAGCTGACCACCTATTATATAAGGCCAAAAAAGAAGGCCGAAACCGCGTGGTTTCGACCTCTCGTGATGACTCTAGTGAAGACTAG
- a CDS encoding amidohydrolase family protein: MYKYSMISGLLVASLGFAAQAEEKKEEAKWDVNNPPGEAVFAELNVTEGTWMNLDVSPDGETIAFDLLGDIYTMPMSGGKATNITNSMAWDMQPDFSPNGSKLTFTSDQGGGDNIWVMDTDGSDQYQVTKENFRLLNNPKWSPDGDYIAARKHFTGTRSLGAGEIWLYHKSGGSGVQLNKRPNEQKDLGEPAFTPDGQYVLYSRDSTPGGYFEYSKDSTKQIYEVFAINRDTGETETWIDGPGGAVRPEPSPDGKYIAFVRRISGKSALFLHDRESGAEFPIYKDLERDMQETWAIHGVYPNFSWTPDSEEIVFWAKGKLHKIDVESKEVAHIPFEVNDKREMRAAVTQKNSVGEDRFNAKMLRWLQVSPEGDQAVFQSLGKIYTVDLPNGKPERLTRQNDHFELYPSYSADGDDIIYTTWDDKKLGTVRVVSSSGGRGDVISDKPGHYVNPSLSPDGEFAVYQAISGGYITSPLYSNDTGIFGVNLDEEEVTKVSDSGSNPFFAGDNDRVFFSTTKANGQTYQSKLVSTDLNGNDQQEHYAGNWISDFAVSPDQKWIAFTQRYQVYVTPFVKSGGAITTGPSAGNLPVKQFSTFAGSNLAWSEDGTELSWSLGPTLYQQKLAEKFDFLASGHKEDKASEETADEKVARETKIELAVKADKPNGVTALVGAKVITMEGDQVIEDGVVVIEDNRIKAVGTRDDISVPSGAKTIDVSGKTIIPGLVDYHWHGSYANDQIQPETNWNALASLAFGVTTTHNPSADTEAVFSASEMQKAGLITAPRIFSTGTILYGANHYITAEVDNLDDATGHLERMKAAGAFSVKSYNQPRRDQRQQVLEAARKTDMLVVPEGGSLFMHNMSMVIDGHTTIEHSIPVANIYDDVKQLWSQAETAYVPTLGVAYGGIWGERFWYDQTDVWKHPLLSKFVPREVLEPASRRRMKAPLEDYNHINNATVAKELQDEGVKVLVGAHGQREGLATHWELWMFAQGGMTPLEALRAGTIDGAEMLGMADELGSIKAGKLADLVVLDADPIKNLRNSDKVKMVMLNGKLYDAETMNQIAPKEEARPALFFE, translated from the coding sequence ATGTATAAATATTCCATGATAAGCGGCCTTTTAGTGGCTTCTTTGGGCTTCGCGGCGCAGGCTGAGGAGAAGAAAGAAGAGGCTAAGTGGGACGTCAATAATCCTCCCGGCGAAGCGGTTTTTGCCGAGTTAAATGTGACTGAAGGTACTTGGATGAACCTTGATGTGAGCCCGGATGGCGAAACCATTGCCTTTGATTTATTAGGCGATATCTACACCATGCCGATGTCTGGCGGTAAGGCAACCAATATTACCAACAGCATGGCGTGGGATATGCAGCCTGATTTCTCTCCTAACGGCTCAAAGCTCACCTTCACTTCAGATCAGGGTGGCGGCGATAACATTTGGGTGATGGATACTGACGGTAGCGATCAGTATCAGGTCACTAAAGAAAACTTCCGCCTATTAAACAACCCTAAGTGGAGTCCTGACGGCGACTATATTGCGGCACGTAAACACTTTACCGGCACTCGCTCGCTCGGCGCAGGCGAAATTTGGCTCTATCACAAGTCTGGCGGTAGCGGCGTTCAGTTAAACAAGCGCCCGAACGAGCAGAAAGACTTGGGAGAACCGGCGTTTACGCCTGATGGCCAGTATGTTCTGTATTCGCGCGACTCGACCCCCGGCGGCTATTTCGAGTACAGCAAAGATTCGACCAAACAGATTTATGAAGTCTTCGCGATTAATCGTGATACCGGCGAAACCGAAACCTGGATCGATGGCCCGGGTGGCGCAGTTCGCCCTGAGCCTTCGCCAGACGGCAAATACATCGCCTTCGTTCGCCGTATCAGCGGTAAGTCAGCACTTTTCTTGCACGATCGCGAGTCGGGAGCTGAGTTTCCTATCTATAAAGATTTAGAGCGTGATATGCAGGAAACCTGGGCGATTCACGGGGTTTACCCGAATTTCTCATGGACACCTGATAGCGAGGAAATCGTGTTCTGGGCTAAAGGTAAATTGCACAAAATCGACGTTGAGTCGAAGGAAGTCGCTCATATTCCGTTTGAAGTGAATGATAAGCGTGAAATGCGTGCGGCGGTCACACAGAAGAACTCTGTGGGTGAAGACCGCTTTAATGCCAAAATGTTGCGCTGGTTACAGGTCTCGCCAGAGGGTGATCAAGCGGTATTCCAAAGCTTAGGTAAAATCTACACGGTGGATTTACCCAATGGTAAGCCAGAACGTTTAACGCGCCAGAATGATCACTTCGAGCTTTACCCAAGCTATTCTGCCGATGGCGATGACATCATCTACACCACTTGGGACGATAAAAAGCTGGGAACGGTTCGCGTGGTGTCTTCTAGCGGCGGTCGCGGCGATGTCATTTCAGACAAACCGGGGCATTATGTTAACCCTAGCTTGAGTCCTGATGGTGAATTTGCGGTGTATCAGGCAATCAGTGGCGGCTACATTACGAGTCCGCTGTATTCCAACGATACGGGAATTTTCGGCGTTAACCTTGATGAAGAAGAAGTGACAAAGGTCAGCGATTCAGGCTCAAACCCATTTTTCGCTGGCGATAACGATCGCGTCTTTTTCTCAACGACTAAAGCTAACGGTCAAACCTACCAGAGCAAACTAGTAAGCACTGACTTAAACGGTAACGACCAGCAAGAACACTACGCAGGCAACTGGATTTCAGACTTTGCAGTATCTCCGGATCAAAAGTGGATAGCCTTTACCCAACGTTACCAAGTTTATGTCACACCTTTCGTGAAAAGTGGTGGCGCGATTACCACAGGTCCTTCTGCGGGCAACCTACCGGTGAAACAGTTTTCGACCTTTGCAGGATCGAACTTAGCTTGGTCAGAAGATGGCACTGAACTGTCTTGGTCCTTAGGCCCAACGCTTTACCAACAAAAACTAGCTGAGAAGTTTGATTTCTTGGCCTCAGGTCATAAAGAGGACAAAGCGAGCGAAGAGACTGCTGATGAAAAGGTTGCACGAGAAACCAAAATCGAGCTTGCGGTCAAAGCTGATAAACCCAACGGCGTTACTGCCCTAGTCGGCGCGAAAGTTATCACCATGGAAGGCGATCAAGTGATCGAAGACGGCGTGGTCGTGATTGAAGACAATCGCATCAAAGCTGTGGGGACGCGTGACGATATTTCGGTACCTTCTGGTGCAAAAACCATTGATGTCAGCGGTAAAACTATTATTCCTGGCTTAGTGGATTATCACTGGCACGGCTCTTACGCTAACGATCAAATCCAACCTGAAACTAACTGGAATGCCTTGGCATCACTCGCTTTTGGCGTGACCACAACGCATAACCCGTCAGCCGACACTGAAGCGGTATTCTCGGCGAGTGAAATGCAAAAAGCAGGATTAATCACCGCCCCCCGCATTTTCTCTACGGGTACGATTTTGTACGGGGCGAACCATTACATTACTGCTGAGGTTGATAACCTTGACGATGCGACCGGTCACCTTGAGCGCATGAAAGCTGCTGGTGCTTTTTCGGTAAAAAGTTACAACCAACCGCGCCGCGATCAACGCCAACAGGTGCTTGAAGCCGCTCGTAAGACCGATATGTTAGTGGTACCAGAAGGTGGTTCTTTATTCATGCACAACATGAGCATGGTGATTGATGGCCATACGACCATTGAGCACTCGATTCCTGTCGCCAACATCTATGACGATGTGAAGCAGTTATGGAGTCAAGCTGAGACCGCTTATGTACCAACGCTTGGCGTGGCTTACGGTGGTATTTGGGGCGAGCGTTTTTGGTACGACCAAACAGACGTTTGGAAGCACCCACTGTTGAGCAAGTTTGTTCCTCGTGAAGTCCTAGAACCAGCATCTCGCCGACGCATGAAAGCGCCGCTTGAAGATTATAACCACATCAACAATGCGACCGTCGCTAAAGAGTTACAAGACGAAGGCGTGAAAGTCCTCGTTGGTGCTCACGGTCAACGTGAAGGCTTAGCCACTCACTGGGAACTGTGGATGTTTGCCCAAGGTGGTATGACGCCATTAGAAGCATTGCGTGCTGGCACCATCGATGGCGCAGAAATGTTGGGCATGGCTGATGAACTTGGCTCGATAAAAGCTGGTAAGCTGGCGGACTTAGTGGTGCTCGACGCCGATCCGATAAAAAACCTGCGCAACTCAGACAAGGTCAAGATGGTCATGTTGAACGGTAAGTTGTATGACGCCGAAACCATGAACCAAATTGCGCCAAAAGAAGAGGCTAGACCGGCGCTATTCTTTGAATAA